A genomic segment from Dermatobacter hominis encodes:
- a CDS encoding cytochrome c oxidase subunit 3 yields MADAVALPAPQQPRRRELLFGTAFATAGVVAVMATLIGYYLAARNAGGADWFAANNIPLTQPNMQALTLAMSVITMQWAVYSIARDDRGHTYLALGVTLLLGAAFVNQTTFLYKQAAVVLDQAEGPLFYAVTGGSLAMVVAGMIFIALMAFRALGGQFSSRQPDGIAAAAVFWYASVAVYAVVWVAVYVMK; encoded by the coding sequence ATGGCCGACGCCGTCGCCCTGCCCGCACCGCAGCAGCCCCGCCGCCGAGAGCTGCTGTTCGGCACCGCCTTCGCCACCGCCGGCGTGGTCGCCGTGATGGCCACGCTCATCGGCTACTACCTCGCGGCCCGCAACGCCGGCGGCGCCGACTGGTTCGCCGCCAACAACATCCCGCTGACCCAGCCGAACATGCAGGCGCTGACGCTCGCCATGTCGGTGATCACCATGCAGTGGGCCGTCTACTCGATCGCCCGCGACGACCGGGGGCACACCTACCTGGCGCTCGGCGTGACGCTGCTGCTCGGCGCCGCCTTCGTCAACCAGACGACGTTCCTCTACAAGCAGGCCGCGGTCGTGCTCGACCAGGCCGAGGGCCCGCTGTTCTACGCCGTCACCGGCGGCAGCCTGGCCATGGTCGTCGCCGGGATGATCTTCATCGCCCTCATGGCCTTCCGGGCCCTGGGAGGCCAGTTCTCCAGCCGCCAGCCCGACGGGATCGCCGCGGCCGCAGTGTTCTGGTACGCCAGCGTCGCGGTCTACGCCGTGGTCTGGGTCGCCGTCTACGTCATGAAGTGA
- a CDS encoding cytochrome c oxidase subunit 3 — MADISLEQVEDLEFPDDAHATSTGISNTKLAMWVYLASDCLLFGGLISTYLLYKNRPGSIPGLSGSPLKASELFNIPFTSMTSFILLMSSLTMVLAVNAIMSGDHKRMRLWLTTTCLLGGLFLAGQVYEFTEFVREGLGYTSNVSASAFYTLTGFHGAHVAIGIIMLLSAVGYSFRKQLQAEAVEVLGLYWHFVDIVWVVIFAIVYLIP; from the coding sequence TTGGCTGACATCTCCCTCGAACAGGTCGAGGACCTGGAGTTCCCCGACGACGCCCACGCCACGTCGACCGGCATCTCCAACACCAAGTTGGCGATGTGGGTCTACCTGGCGTCGGACTGCCTGCTCTTCGGCGGCCTCATCTCGACCTACCTGCTCTACAAGAACCGCCCGGGCAGCATCCCCGGCCTGTCCGGCTCGCCGCTCAAGGCGTCGGAGCTGTTCAACATCCCGTTCACCTCGATGACGAGCTTCATCCTCCTGATGAGCTCGCTGACGATGGTGCTGGCGGTGAACGCGATCATGAGCGGCGACCACAAGCGGATGCGCCTGTGGCTCACCACCACGTGCCTGCTCGGCGGGCTCTTCCTCGCCGGCCAGGTGTACGAGTTCACCGAGTTCGTGCGCGAGGGCCTCGGCTACACGTCGAACGTGTCGGCGTCGGCCTTCTACACGCTGACCGGGTTCCACGGCGCCCACGTGGCGATCGGCATCATCATGCTGCTGAGCGCCGTCGGGTACTCGTTCCGCAAGCAGCTGCAGGCCGAGGCCGTCGAGGTCCTGGGCCTCTACTGGCACTTCGTGGACATCGTCTGGGTCGTGATCTTCGCGATCGTCTACCTCATCCCGTGA
- the ctaD gene encoding cytochrome c oxidase subunit I, translating into MGVFSRPTATSGWKAWFTTVDHKKIGIMYGAASFFFLLVGGFEALLIRTQLAIPGSKLLSADLYNQVFTMHGVTMVFLVVMPMASAFANYLLPLQIGARDVAFPRMNALSLWVWLAGAIFFNTSWFLGGGADGGWFNYAPNSGVAFSPGHGIDFYAVGLIIMGIGSTVSAINLTVTVLNMRAPGMTLMKMPVFTWMTFVVQVLLVFALPVITVALFLLMFDRLFGATFFDASKGGDPFLWENLFWIFGHPEVYIMILPSFGIASEVIPTFSRKPIFGYPFMVGSGIAIGFMGWGVWAHHMFASGIGTLSVLAFSLATMFIAVPTGVKILNWMATMYGGRLRFTTAMLFSVGLVAMFTIGGLSGVTHAFAPADTQQTDTYYIVAHFHYVLFGGALLGLFSGMYFWWPKIFGYMLGERLGKWHFWVMLVGFNLTFGPMHILGLQGMMRRTFTYTEGQGFNLWNMVATIGAFTIAVALIIFMVNIHLSYRKHRRERVNPGPDPWDARSLEWMIPSPAPEHNFDETPVVEELDEFWHRKYGHDENGRLVRIAATEDVVQKGDATDVHLPSPSYWPLVMAIGFPLVGYGLIFNYWWAVPGALLIVLGIFGWVFEPSTDPNAGHGHHDDHPTDDHPDAAEAPEGGTGADGDDATVDGGGDGADERTPEPAMASTEETTVG; encoded by the coding sequence ATGGGCGTGTTCTCGCGCCCGACGGCCACGTCCGGCTGGAAGGCGTGGTTCACGACGGTGGACCACAAGAAGATCGGCATCATGTACGGCGCCGCATCGTTCTTCTTCCTGCTGGTCGGCGGTTTCGAGGCGCTCCTCATCCGCACGCAGCTCGCCATCCCCGGCTCCAAGCTGCTCTCGGCCGACCTGTACAACCAGGTCTTCACGATGCACGGCGTCACGATGGTGTTCCTCGTGGTGATGCCGATGGCCTCCGCGTTCGCGAACTACCTGCTGCCGTTGCAGATCGGCGCCCGCGACGTCGCGTTCCCCCGCATGAACGCCCTGTCCCTGTGGGTGTGGCTCGCCGGTGCGATCTTCTTCAACACGTCCTGGTTCCTGGGCGGCGGCGCCGACGGCGGCTGGTTCAACTACGCCCCGAACTCCGGTGTCGCCTTCTCGCCCGGCCACGGCATCGACTTCTACGCCGTCGGCCTGATCATCATGGGCATCGGCTCGACGGTGTCGGCCATCAACCTGACCGTCACGGTGCTCAACATGCGGGCGCCGGGCATGACGCTCATGAAGATGCCGGTCTTCACCTGGATGACGTTCGTGGTCCAGGTGCTGCTGGTCTTCGCGCTCCCGGTCATCACCGTGGCGCTGTTCCTGCTGATGTTCGACCGGCTCTTCGGCGCCACGTTCTTCGACGCATCGAAGGGCGGCGATCCGTTCCTCTGGGAGAACCTGTTCTGGATCTTCGGTCACCCGGAGGTCTACATCATGATCTTGCCGAGCTTCGGGATCGCCTCCGAGGTGATCCCGACGTTCTCCCGCAAGCCGATCTTCGGCTACCCGTTCATGGTCGGCTCGGGCATCGCCATCGGCTTCATGGGCTGGGGCGTGTGGGCCCACCACATGTTCGCCTCGGGCATCGGGACGCTGTCGGTGCTGGCCTTCTCGCTCGCGACGATGTTCATCGCCGTCCCGACGGGCGTGAAGATCCTGAACTGGATGGCCACGATGTACGGCGGCCGGCTCCGGTTCACCACCGCGATGCTGTTCTCCGTGGGCCTCGTCGCCATGTTCACGATCGGCGGCCTGTCCGGCGTGACCCACGCCTTCGCCCCGGCCGACACCCAGCAGACCGACACCTACTACATCGTCGCCCACTTCCACTACGTGCTCTTCGGCGGCGCCCTGCTGGGCCTGTTCTCCGGCATGTACTTCTGGTGGCCGAAGATCTTCGGCTACATGCTCGGCGAGCGCCTCGGGAAGTGGCACTTCTGGGTGATGCTGGTCGGGTTCAACCTGACCTTCGGGCCGATGCACATCCTGGGGCTCCAGGGCATGATGCGCCGGACCTTCACCTACACCGAGGGCCAGGGGTTCAACCTCTGGAACATGGTGGCGACGATCGGCGCCTTCACGATCGCGGTGGCGCTGATCATCTTCATGGTGAACATCCACCTCAGCTACCGGAAGCACCGCCGTGAGCGTGTGAACCCCGGGCCGGACCCGTGGGACGCCCGCTCGCTCGAGTGGATGATCCCGTCGCCCGCCCCGGAGCACAACTTCGACGAGACGCCGGTGGTCGAGGAGCTCGACGAGTTCTGGCACCGCAAGTACGGCCACGACGAGAACGGCCGCCTGGTCCGCATCGCCGCCACCGAGGACGTGGTGCAGAAGGGCGACGCCACCGACGTGCACCTGCCGTCGCCGTCGTACTGGCCCCTCGTCATGGCGATCGGCTTCCCGCTGGTCGGCTACGGCCTGATCTTCAACTACTGGTGGGCGGTGCCGGGGGCCCTGCTGATCGTCCTCGGCATCTTCGGCTGGGTCTTCGAGCCGTCGACCGACCCGAACGCCGGTCACGGCCACCACGACGACCACCCGACCGACGACCACCCCGACGCGGCGGAGGCCCCCGAGGGGGGCACCGGCGCCGACGGTGACGACGCCACGGTCGACGGCGGCGGGGACGGCGCGGACGAGCGCACCCCCGAGCCGGCCATGGCCAGCACCGAGGAGACGACCGTTGGCTGA
- the coxB gene encoding cytochrome c oxidase subunit II translates to MRNKRNATIAAVISLVVMVVGFWLILRNIGDPEKPLNTLAPAGKQNWEIFGLVKPVFAIAGLVFLLVEVAIIWMVVRFRRNRHDVDGVEEPTQTHGNTPLEITWTVVPALLLAVLAVFNVQTLLNLEESKDPIEIRVIGQQWWWEYRYDIDRDGEVDIITATQIVVPVGRDVEVKIQSNDVIHSFWIPAINGKKDAVPGRTHTLIMTAEKPGIYQGQCTEYCGLSHGVMRMELKALPQAEYDEWVAAMTKAPEQPTDAKALAGQELFVAQCARCHQVNGLRPDSTAPYTYDDVPNPDYGASVDITVSSGNAPNLTHLMMRQTFAGSLLPLYQGKAAEAVTAVPDGIPDTSNLKDWLRDPEAIKPMNPDNGQGMPNLQLTEEQIDQLVAYLVTLK, encoded by the coding sequence ATGCGGAACAAGCGGAACGCGACGATCGCAGCGGTCATCTCGCTGGTCGTCATGGTCGTCGGCTTCTGGCTGATCCTGCGCAACATCGGCGACCCGGAGAAGCCGCTCAACACCCTCGCGCCCGCCGGCAAGCAGAACTGGGAGATCTTCGGCCTGGTCAAGCCGGTGTTCGCGATCGCCGGCCTGGTGTTCCTGCTCGTCGAGGTGGCCATCATCTGGATGGTCGTCCGGTTCCGGCGGAACCGCCACGACGTCGACGGCGTCGAGGAGCCGACGCAGACCCACGGCAACACCCCGCTCGAGATCACCTGGACGGTCGTGCCGGCCCTGCTGCTCGCCGTCCTGGCCGTGTTCAACGTCCAGACGCTGCTCAACCTCGAGGAGTCGAAGGACCCGATCGAGATCCGGGTCATCGGCCAGCAGTGGTGGTGGGAGTACCGCTACGACATCGACCGCGACGGCGAGGTCGACATCATCACCGCCACCCAGATCGTCGTGCCGGTCGGTCGCGACGTCGAGGTCAAGATCCAGTCCAACGATGTCATCCACTCGTTCTGGATCCCCGCCATCAACGGCAAGAAGGACGCCGTGCCCGGGCGGACCCACACGCTGATCATGACGGCCGAGAAGCCAGGCATCTACCAGGGCCAGTGCACCGAGTACTGCGGCCTGTCCCACGGCGTCATGCGCATGGAGCTCAAGGCGCTGCCCCAGGCCGAGTACGACGAGTGGGTGGCGGCGATGACGAAGGCTCCCGAGCAGCCCACCGACGCCAAGGCGCTGGCGGGCCAGGAGCTCTTCGTGGCGCAGTGCGCCCGCTGCCACCAGGTCAACGGGCTCCGGCCCGACTCCACGGCGCCGTACACCTACGACGACGTGCCCAACCCCGACTACGGCGCCTCGGTCGACATCACGGTGTCGTCCGGCAACGCGCCGAACCTGACGCACCTGATGATGCGCCAGACGTTCGCCGGGTCGCTGCTGCCCCTGTACCAGGGCAAGGCGGCCGAGGCCGTGACGGCGGTGCCCGACGGCATCCCCGACACGTCGAACCTGAAGGACTGGCTCCGCGATCCAGAGGCCATCAAGCCGATGAACCCCGACAACGGTCAGGGCATGCCGAACCTCCAGCTGACGGAGGAGCAGATCGATCAGCTCGTCGCCTACCTGGTGACGCTGAAGTAG
- a CDS encoding cytochrome C oxidase subunit IV family protein, giving the protein MSTTVEELDDDSPVHPGEHHDHGPSNRTYFTIFWILVGITALEVSTYFWDSWFGRDDTSVFAYPLLLVLMVVKFVLIASFFMHLRFDSRLLTRIFYFGLAIAIAVYLVGLATMNIFTDNGNPFFNDPPPPVTTTTVAQTGG; this is encoded by the coding sequence GTGAGCACCACCGTTGAGGAACTCGACGACGACTCCCCGGTCCACCCGGGCGAGCACCACGACCACGGGCCGTCGAACAGGACCTACTTCACGATCTTCTGGATCCTGGTCGGGATCACCGCCCTCGAGGTGTCGACCTACTTCTGGGACTCGTGGTTCGGCCGCGACGACACGTCGGTCTTCGCCTACCCGCTGCTGCTCGTCCTCATGGTCGTGAAGTTCGTGCTGATCGCATCGTTCTTCATGCACCTGCGCTTCGACAGCCGGCTGCTGACGCGGATCTTCTACTTCGGGCTCGCGATCGCGATCGCCGTCTACCTCGTCGGCCTCGCGACGATGAACATCTTCACGGACAACGGCAACCCGTTCTTCAACGACCCGCCGCCCCCCGTGACCACGACGACGGTCGCCCAGACCGGCGGCTGA
- a CDS encoding ABC transporter permease, translating into MKAFLSQLRTELALSSRQGEQLLVSLGIPLLILVFFTTVDILPTGHVDEPIDFLAPAVLALAVMSTAMVSLGIGTGFERHYGVLKRLGASPLGRGRWVAAKITTVLLTEVVQWVVLIAVALLLGWSPPASGWAAAVLGALLGTAAFGGLGLLLAGTLPGVATLALANGLYLVLLLTGGMVIPLEELPSGLATVSKALPAAPLAEVVTGSLGGGGVAGWAWVSLTAWAVAAPVAATILFRWE; encoded by the coding sequence GTGAAGGCGTTCCTGTCGCAGCTCCGCACCGAGCTCGCCCTGAGCTCGCGCCAGGGCGAGCAGCTCCTGGTCAGCCTGGGCATCCCGCTCCTGATCCTCGTCTTCTTCACCACCGTCGACATCCTCCCGACCGGCCACGTCGACGAGCCGATCGACTTCCTCGCCCCGGCCGTCCTCGCGCTGGCCGTGATGTCGACCGCCATGGTGTCGCTCGGCATCGGCACGGGCTTCGAGCGCCACTACGGGGTGCTCAAGCGCCTGGGCGCGTCGCCGCTCGGCCGCGGTCGGTGGGTCGCCGCCAAGATCACCACGGTCCTGCTCACCGAGGTCGTGCAGTGGGTGGTGCTGATCGCCGTCGCGCTGCTGCTCGGGTGGTCGCCGCCCGCGTCGGGCTGGGCCGCGGCCGTCCTGGGCGCGCTGCTCGGCACCGCCGCATTCGGCGGCCTGGGCCTCCTCCTCGCCGGGACGCTGCCGGGCGTGGCGACGCTGGCGCTCGCCAACGGGCTCTACCTCGTGCTGCTGCTGACCGGCGGCATGGTCATCCCGCTCGAGGAGCTGCCGTCCGGCCTGGCCACGGTGTCGAAGGCGCTCCCCGCCGCGCCGCTCGCCGAGGTCGTGACCGGCTCCCTCGGAGGTGGCGGCGTCGCCGGCTGGGCGTGGGTGTCGCTCACCGCCTGGGCCGTCGCCGCCCCGGTCGCGGCGACCATCCTGTTCCGTTGGGAGTGA
- a CDS encoding ABC transporter ATP-binding protein: MTSGEPPASAAGDEVVVVEDLVVRYGSTVAVDGVSFTARAGAVTTVLGPNGAGKTSTVEHLEGYRPAAGGRTRVLGLDPIADHRRLTARVGVMLQDGGIPTAIRPTELLRQYAGFFEHPLDPDDLLARVGLGHRAGTAYRRLSGGEQRRLSLALAVIGRPEVVVLDEPTAGIDLEGRDAVREVVAQLRGDGVCVLMTTHDLDEAERTSDHVVIIDRGRVVAAGAPADLVRPSDADHILFGAPPGLPVDELGDHLGAAVTRVTHGEYRVALAPTPANVAAVTSWLAEHDLPLEDLRAGRQRLDDVFRRLTAHDEPVAAPATERGRRRRRRARR; the protein is encoded by the coding sequence GTGACGTCCGGCGAACCCCCCGCCTCCGCCGCCGGCGACGAGGTCGTGGTGGTCGAGGACCTGGTCGTGCGCTACGGCTCGACGGTGGCGGTCGACGGCGTCTCCTTCACCGCTCGGGCCGGTGCCGTCACGACGGTGCTCGGACCGAACGGCGCCGGCAAGACCTCGACCGTCGAGCACCTCGAGGGCTACCGACCGGCGGCCGGCGGCCGCACGCGCGTCCTGGGACTGGACCCGATCGCCGACCACCGGCGGCTCACGGCCCGCGTCGGGGTGATGCTGCAGGACGGGGGCATCCCGACGGCCATCCGCCCGACCGAGCTGCTGCGCCAGTACGCCGGCTTCTTCGAGCACCCGTTGGACCCGGACGACCTGCTGGCCCGCGTCGGGCTCGGGCACCGCGCCGGCACCGCCTACCGGCGCCTCTCCGGCGGCGAGCAGCGCCGCCTGTCGCTGGCGCTGGCGGTCATCGGTCGCCCCGAGGTGGTGGTCCTCGACGAGCCGACCGCCGGGATCGACCTGGAGGGCCGCGACGCGGTCCGCGAGGTCGTCGCCCAGCTGCGCGGCGACGGCGTGTGCGTGCTGATGACCACCCACGACCTGGACGAGGCCGAGCGGACCTCCGACCACGTGGTGATCATCGACCGCGGACGGGTGGTCGCCGCCGGCGCCCCGGCCGACCTCGTCCGGCCCAGCGATGCCGACCACATCCTGTTCGGGGCGCCCCCGGGCCTGCCGGTCGACGAGCTCGGCGACCACCTGGGCGCCGCCGTCACCCGGGTCACGCACGGCGAGTACCGAGTGGCGTTGGCGCCGACGCCGGCCAACGTGGCGGCGGTGACGTCGTGGCTGGCGGAGCACGACCTCCCCCTCGAGGACCTCCGGGCCGGCCGCCAACGGCTCGACGACGTGTTCCGCCGCCTCACCGCCCACGACGAGCCCGTCGCCGCCCCGGCGACCGAGCGCGGTCGCCGCAGGCGTCGGAGGGCGCGCCGGTGA
- a CDS encoding COX15/CtaA family protein — protein sequence MTADPPPDRAHPDDPRPARSTVSPTTYRTIAAVALALLCTIVVTGAAVRLSGSGLGCSDWPNCTDERLVEFGDPNQTIEQVNRLFTGLVSLAVVAAVLGSLRRRPYRRDLVWLSWGLVAGVVGQIVLGGITVLVDLHPLAVSGHFVLSMVLVADAVVLLWRAGQPPGPRRPVVGRADLLLSRAAVVLMTCLMFTGPAVTGTGPHAGDAEAKRFGWFLPDVVRVHSINMWIFLAVVVLLLVRLARGRTPSAVLRRGSRLLLAIVVQGGIGYAQYELGIPPWLVALHILGATAVLSLTIWFHLGLSAPVAGADDASRADGADRRSDAVSSPA from the coding sequence GTGACTGCCGACCCTCCCCCCGATCGGGCGCACCCGGACGACCCGCGTCCGGCGCGCTCCACGGTCTCGCCGACGACCTACCGGACGATCGCCGCGGTCGCCCTCGCGCTGCTCTGCACGATCGTGGTCACGGGTGCGGCGGTCCGCCTGTCGGGCTCCGGGCTGGGCTGCAGCGACTGGCCGAACTGCACCGACGAGCGCCTCGTCGAGTTCGGCGACCCGAACCAGACGATCGAGCAGGTGAACCGGCTGTTCACCGGCCTCGTCTCCCTCGCCGTGGTCGCAGCGGTCCTCGGGTCCCTCCGCCGGCGGCCGTACCGCCGCGACCTGGTCTGGCTCTCCTGGGGCCTGGTCGCCGGCGTCGTCGGCCAGATCGTGCTCGGCGGCATCACCGTCCTGGTCGACCTGCACCCCCTGGCGGTCTCGGGGCACTTCGTCCTGTCGATGGTGCTCGTGGCCGATGCCGTGGTGCTGCTCTGGCGGGCCGGGCAGCCGCCCGGGCCGCGACGGCCGGTGGTCGGCCGCGCCGACCTCCTGCTGTCGCGCGCCGCGGTGGTGCTGATGACCTGCCTGATGTTCACGGGTCCGGCGGTCACCGGCACGGGCCCCCACGCCGGGGACGCCGAGGCCAAGCGGTTCGGCTGGTTCCTCCCCGACGTCGTGCGGGTCCACAGCATCAACATGTGGATCTTCCTGGCCGTGGTGGTGCTGCTGCTCGTCCGCCTGGCCCGCGGCCGGACCCCGTCGGCCGTCCTCCGCCGGGGCTCCCGGCTGCTGCTGGCGATCGTCGTCCAGGGCGGCATCGGCTACGCGCAGTACGAGCTCGGCATCCCGCCGTGGCTGGTCGCGCTCCACATCCTCGGCGCCACCGCCGTGCTGTCGCTCACGATCTGGTTCCACCTCGGCCTGTCGGCCCCGGTCGCCGGCGCCGACGACGCGTCCCGGGCCGACGGCGCGGACCGGCGCTCCGACGCGGTGTCGTCACCCGCGTAG
- a CDS encoding cbb3-type cytochrome c oxidase subunit I: protein MALTETRPDTDGASAGEASQPTPGAVERLLGSGDHVAIGRLFIGFGLALATLSLTLWAVTGVDVLTDNGFLGSRTLQLAASAQTALLFLGVVPLLLGIAIAVVPLQLGSPAIAFPRAAALSFWTWLVAAGIFITSVAIDGGVLGADSTAAKLGNVSLGAVLVALGLGSVCVATTVMAHRPLGMRLAWVPGLSWASLVGAALWLVTLGSVFAHVLLGQVGRMGAGALATNFADGLTWIFRGPAVFVFAIPVLGIAVDVVVGATGRRVANTDVLQLIIGLYAVLAFGAWAQRPSALNTAMWTVFALAITIPVLAMLGALADSLRRGGVTVSPALVLSVLAVLLLMGAVLTGWVQALSLAGEGTLFGSSPNTLAGAQTAFVAAAALAGGIAGGLHWSPLLWGGRGTSTEARMTVPLVLLGGGLLGTALLAQALVQLDGDDTAHQLFGALTAAGAALLALGVLSALIAAVRSTDDDDDGTPEGATLEWSFPSPASGGVGLPELARVTSPYPLLDAREGTDEEKD, encoded by the coding sequence ATGGCACTCACTGAGACCAGGCCCGACACGGACGGCGCGTCCGCCGGGGAGGCCTCGCAGCCGACCCCCGGCGCGGTGGAGCGGCTGCTCGGATCCGGTGACCACGTCGCGATCGGCCGCCTCTTCATCGGCTTCGGGCTCGCCCTGGCCACGCTCTCGCTCACGCTCTGGGCCGTCACCGGCGTCGACGTCCTCACCGACAACGGCTTCCTCGGTTCTCGCACCCTGCAGCTCGCGGCGAGCGCCCAGACCGCCCTCCTCTTCCTCGGCGTGGTGCCGCTCCTGCTCGGCATCGCCATCGCCGTCGTGCCCCTGCAGCTCGGCTCGCCGGCCATCGCGTTCCCCCGGGCCGCCGCGCTGTCCTTCTGGACGTGGCTGGTCGCCGCCGGGATCTTCATCACGAGCGTCGCGATCGACGGCGGCGTGCTCGGCGCCGACTCCACGGCCGCCAAGCTCGGCAACGTGTCGCTCGGTGCCGTGCTCGTGGCCCTGGGCCTCGGCTCGGTCTGCGTCGCCACCACGGTGATGGCCCACCGCCCGCTCGGCATGCGCCTCGCCTGGGTGCCCGGCCTGTCGTGGGCGTCGCTCGTGGGCGCGGCGCTGTGGCTGGTCACGCTCGGCTCGGTGTTCGCCCACGTCCTGCTCGGCCAGGTCGGCCGGATGGGGGCCGGTGCGCTCGCCACGAACTTCGCCGACGGCCTCACCTGGATCTTCCGGGGCCCGGCCGTCTTCGTCTTCGCGATCCCGGTCCTCGGCATCGCCGTCGACGTCGTCGTCGGCGCCACCGGCCGCCGCGTCGCCAACACCGACGTCCTGCAGCTGATCATCGGCCTCTACGCCGTCCTCGCCTTCGGGGCCTGGGCCCAGCGCCCGAGCGCCCTCAACACCGCCATGTGGACGGTGTTCGCCCTCGCCATCACCATCCCCGTGCTGGCGATGCTCGGCGCCCTGGCCGATTCGCTCCGCCGCGGCGGGGTCACCGTCTCGCCGGCGCTGGTGCTGTCGGTCCTCGCCGTGCTGCTGCTGATGGGCGCGGTGCTGACCGGCTGGGTGCAGGCGCTGTCGCTCGCCGGCGAGGGCACGCTCTTCGGCTCCTCGCCGAACACGCTCGCCGGTGCCCAGACGGCCTTCGTCGCCGCTGCGGCGCTCGCCGGCGGGATCGCCGGCGGCCTCCACTGGTCCCCGCTGCTCTGGGGCGGGCGGGGCACCTCCACCGAGGCCCGCATGACGGTGCCGCTGGTGCTGCTCGGCGGGGGCCTGCTCGGCACGGCGCTGCTCGCGCAGGCGCTGGTGCAGCTCGACGGCGACGACACCGCCCACCAGCTGTTCGGAGCCCTCACCGCCGCCGGCGCTGCGCTGCTCGCCCTCGGCGTGCTCAGCGCCCTGATCGCCGCCGTCCGCAGCACCGATGACGACGACGACGGGACGCCCGAGGGCGCCACGCTCGAGTGGTCGTTCCCGTCGCCCGCGAGCGGGGGCGTGGGCCTCCCCGAGCTGGCTCGCGTGACGTCGCCCTACCCGTTGCTCGACGCCCGCGAGGGCACGGACGAGGAGAAGGACTGA
- a CDS encoding heme o synthase has translation MVAPALSSPTSVGAKLGAKVGAYVALTKPRIIELLLVTTVPTMVVAEQGVPPLWLMVATVIGGTLAAGGANAINMYVDRDIDALMERTQGRPLVTGAVSPRSALVFAISIEVLAFLFLWQVVNLLSAVLAVSACLFYVFVYTLWLKRSSSSNIVIGGAAGAVPVLVGWSAVTDSLSWSALVLFGVIFFWTPPHFWALAIKYKDDYARADVPMLPSVASHRQTTDRILAYSVVVWALTLVFGATADLGLLYWAVAIVLGGVFTGMAVELRRTESPARAIRMFTFSITYITLLFGAMAVDVIVRNGW, from the coding sequence ATGGTCGCCCCGGCGCTCTCCTCCCCGACCTCGGTCGGCGCCAAGCTGGGCGCGAAGGTCGGCGCCTACGTGGCGCTCACCAAGCCCCGGATCATCGAGCTCCTGCTCGTCACGACGGTCCCCACCATGGTGGTTGCCGAGCAGGGCGTCCCGCCCCTGTGGCTGATGGTCGCCACCGTCATCGGCGGCACCCTGGCGGCCGGCGGGGCCAACGCCATCAACATGTACGTCGACCGCGACATCGACGCGCTGATGGAGCGCACGCAGGGCCGGCCGCTCGTGACCGGCGCCGTCTCGCCTCGCAGCGCCCTCGTGTTCGCGATCTCGATCGAGGTGCTGGCGTTCCTCTTCCTCTGGCAGGTCGTGAACCTGCTGTCGGCCGTGCTGGCCGTGAGCGCCTGCCTCTTCTACGTCTTCGTCTACACGCTGTGGCTGAAGCGGAGCTCGAGCAGCAACATCGTGATCGGCGGCGCCGCCGGGGCGGTCCCCGTGCTCGTGGGGTGGTCCGCGGTCACCGACAGCCTGTCCTGGTCCGCCCTGGTGCTCTTCGGCGTCATCTTCTTCTGGACCCCGCCCCACTTCTGGGCCCTGGCCATCAAGTACAAGGACGACTACGCCCGGGCCGACGTGCCGATGCTGCCCTCGGTGGCCAGCCACCGGCAGACGACCGACCGGATCCTGGCCTACTCCGTCGTGGTGTGGGCCCTCACCCTGGTGTTCGGCGCCACCGCGGATCTGGGGCTCCTCTACTGGGCCGTCGCGATCGTGCTGGGCGGGGTGTTCACGGGCATGGCCGTCGAGCTCCGACGCACCGAGTCGCCGGCCCGAGCCATCCGCATGTTCACGTTCTCCATCACCTACATCACCCTCCTGTTCGGGGCGATGGCGGTCGACGTGATCGTCCGGAACGGCTGGTGA
- the clpS gene encoding ATP-dependent Clp protease adapter ClpS: MSTPAPIDVVEPDVSDVADLDTPWVVLVWNDPINLMSYVTFVLQKLFGYSKEEATTLMLQVHHEGKAVVSSGTRSEAERDVFRLHEHGLWATMQQD, encoded by the coding sequence GTGTCCACCCCCGCACCGATCGACGTGGTCGAGCCCGACGTCTCCGACGTCGCCGACCTCGACACCCCCTGGGTGGTGCTGGTCTGGAACGACCCGATCAACCTGATGAGCTACGTGACGTTCGTGCTCCAGAAGCTGTTCGGGTACTCGAAGGAGGAGGCCACCACCCTCATGCTGCAGGTGCACCACGAGGGCAAGGCCGTCGTCTCGAGCGGCACGAGGTCCGAGGCCGAGCGCGACGTCTTCCGCCTCCACGAGCACGGCCTCTGGGCCACGATGCAGCAGGACTGA